In Pikeienuella piscinae, the sequence TGATGTAACGACTGATCGTGAGATCAGAGCCGCGCATCGTATTCACCTTCCGGTCGCTGCCGTTCGCATCTGACGCCGGAACAGTATTCGACCGGAACCGTCCACCGAACAGCGCGTTCTCATTCCGACCTTATCGCCGTCCGAGAAGGGCGAGGAACAGTGTCTGGAGGACGACATGAAACGAACTACGACCGCATTGACGACAATCATGACGTTGGCCGGCGCGCTGGCCGTGCAACCGGTGTTCGCCGCGACCGAATCCGAATTGCAGTTCTGGCGCTCGGCGGAGGACGCGGGGCAGGCGCGTGACTATCGCGCCTATCTGGAGCGTTATCCGGAGGGGGAGTTCGCGCCGCTTGCGAAGAATCGCCTCCGCGATGTGCGCAGGGAACGGAGAGAGGATGAGGCGGAGACCGCCGCCGCGGCCGTCGACACCCGCACGCCTTATCAGAAGGAGGCCGCGCTCGGCCTTTCCGCCAGCGACAGGCGCGTGGTCCAGTCGAGCCTCGTCGCCAGGGGTTACGATACGCGCGGCGTCGATGGCGTCTTCGGAGCAGGTTCACGGAGCGCGATATCGGGCTGGCAGGCGGCCGAGGGTCACCAGGTCACCGGCTATCTGACTGCGGAGGAATACGCCGCGCTCGGGGGCGCAGAGAACCCCGGCGCCTTAACAAATCCTGGCGCGGGAAGCGCCGCAGCGAACCAGGCTAACGCTTGTGCGGACGATGGTGCTACGGCCTCGGAGTGGCGTGAATGGAGCGAGGCCAAGCGCATCGACACACAGGCGTCCTATCGCACCTATCTCGACCGTTACCCGAACGGCCGGCATGCCGACGATGCGCTGACCGAGATTTACGGCGTCACCCATGACGGAGATGCGAGCGCAACGCTGACACAAGGCGAGCGCCGCGCCGAGCGTCAGGAACAGGAAGAGACACTGGGCTACGATGTGAATCAGCGAACCCAGGTCGAACAGCGGCTTGAAGTCGCTGGATACGATCCGGGGCCGGTCGATGGCGTCTTCACACGAGAGACGCGCCTCGCGATCGCCTCCTACCGGAAGGATCGCCACCTTGAACACGGGCGGTATCTGGACAGAGAAATGGTTCGCCGCTTGGTGGAGGACACCAATGGCGTCTCCTACAGCCCGAGTGCGAGCACCGGCGACGCGACGAATTCGAGCGTTCAGATCAACCCCAATGTCGCCGCAGCCATCGCAGCCGGCGCTCTGGCGGTCGGTGGAGCGCTGCTTCTCGACGATTGACGGTCGTCTCACGAGAGATCAGTAGGGAATCGCACGAACCTGTGGAGTGGGTTCGTGCGAAGGAAAGGCTGGGGAAACCCGGCCTTTCCGCTTGTGT encodes:
- a CDS encoding peptidoglycan-binding domain-containing protein; the encoded protein is MKRTTTALTTIMTLAGALAVQPVFAATESELQFWRSAEDAGQARDYRAYLERYPEGEFAPLAKNRLRDVRRERREDEAETAAAAVDTRTPYQKEAALGLSASDRRVVQSSLVARGYDTRGVDGVFGAGSRSAISGWQAAEGHQVTGYLTAEEYAALGGAENPGALTNPGAGSAAANQANACADDGATASEWREWSEAKRIDTQASYRTYLDRYPNGRHADDALTEIYGVTHDGDASATLTQGERRAERQEQEETLGYDVNQRTQVEQRLEVAGYDPGPVDGVFTRETRLAIASYRKDRHLEHGRYLDREMVRRLVEDTNGVSYSPSASTGDATNSSVQINPNVAAAIAAGALAVGGALLLDD